From one Streptomyces sp. R41 genomic stretch:
- a CDS encoding DEAD/DEAH box helicase, producing the protein MAGVEEAVGGPARVGGPGGEEPPVGRKARALLAEAARLHEAAQTVLADHTRALEAVRAALAPLQAELVAKELESIPVSRLKDVTEGRLRLGAVEAAGLASVRAVYEASRYELRQIPGVGAQTADQALAAARQIARAVEDTVSVRIDVDSPEPRTTALVVALRRLVEAGPELRRAVDAAQRLDERLGALLPDARPAAGWLRLAFTGRRRRRSAFAAVAGIRELTADAAARDVRLLLAQAATDLLREPASDIEAWVDFELRSTEYYSQLAEISDHPADVEAAEGFLPSEVAERVHGQSLDDTHRRVSLRGYQSFGARFALAQRRVVLGDEMGLGKTVQAIAVLAHLAGEGHSHFLVVCPASVLINWTREIRARSTLRALPVHGADRQDAYAEWRERGGVAITTYDVLHSLPTPNGLPTPRNGNGLPTPNGRNGPTLPSGAKPRTSHGAAAPGMLVVDEAHYVKNPDARRSKAVAAWTDRCDRVLFLTGTPMENRVEEFRSLVRYLRPELLPEIRNSSAAAGPHAFRKSVAPAYLRRNQRDVLTELPALLQVDEWEEFSAADHEAYRKAVEAGNFMAMRRAAYADAEKSAKLQRLSELVSEAAVNGLKVVVFSYFRDVLATVRETLDAVVRQTPGKGVFGPISGSVPAAHRQRLVDEFAAADGHAVLLCQIEVGGVGLNLQAASVVVLCEPQVKPTLEHQAVARAHRMGQVRPVQVHRLLATDSVDDRLLRILRNKDRLFDAYARRSDMAEASPDAVDVSDDGLARRIVEEEQRRLAAQG; encoded by the coding sequence ATGGCGGGTGTCGAGGAGGCGGTGGGCGGACCGGCCCGGGTCGGCGGTCCCGGCGGGGAGGAACCGCCCGTCGGACGGAAAGCGCGTGCCCTGCTCGCGGAAGCCGCGCGGCTGCACGAGGCCGCACAAACCGTGCTCGCCGATCACACCCGCGCCCTGGAAGCCGTGCGTGCGGCACTGGCGCCGCTCCAGGCCGAACTCGTCGCCAAGGAGCTGGAGTCGATCCCCGTCTCACGGCTGAAGGACGTCACCGAGGGGCGGCTGCGCCTCGGGGCCGTCGAGGCGGCCGGGCTCGCCTCGGTGCGCGCGGTGTACGAGGCGAGTCGCTACGAGCTGCGACAGATCCCGGGGGTCGGTGCCCAGACCGCCGACCAGGCGCTTGCCGCCGCGCGCCAGATCGCCAGGGCGGTCGAGGACACGGTCTCCGTACGCATAGACGTGGACAGTCCTGAGCCCCGCACCACGGCCCTGGTCGTCGCGCTGCGCAGGCTCGTCGAGGCGGGACCCGAGCTGCGGCGCGCGGTGGATGCCGCCCAGCGGCTCGACGAGCGGCTCGGCGCGCTGCTGCCCGACGCCCGTCCTGCCGCCGGATGGCTGCGGCTGGCGTTCACGGGGCGGCGCCGGCGGCGGAGCGCGTTCGCGGCCGTCGCCGGGATCCGCGAGCTGACGGCCGACGCCGCCGCCCGGGACGTACGACTGCTGCTCGCGCAGGCGGCCACGGACCTGCTGCGGGAACCGGCCTCCGACATCGAGGCCTGGGTCGACTTCGAGCTGCGCTCCACGGAGTACTACAGCCAGCTCGCCGAGATCTCCGATCACCCCGCGGACGTCGAGGCCGCCGAGGGCTTTCTGCCGTCGGAGGTCGCCGAGCGTGTTCACGGGCAGTCGCTCGACGACACCCATCGCCGGGTCTCGCTGCGCGGCTACCAGTCCTTCGGCGCCCGGTTCGCGCTGGCCCAGCGCCGGGTCGTGCTCGGCGACGAGATGGGGCTCGGCAAGACCGTCCAGGCCATCGCGGTGCTCGCCCATCTCGCGGGGGAGGGGCACAGCCACTTCCTGGTGGTGTGCCCGGCCAGCGTGCTGATCAACTGGACTCGCGAAATCCGCGCGCGCAGCACCCTGCGGGCCCTGCCGGTGCACGGCGCCGACCGGCAGGACGCGTACGCCGAGTGGCGGGAGCGCGGCGGCGTCGCGATCACCACGTACGACGTGCTGCACAGCCTGCCCACGCCGAACGGCCTGCCTACGCCAAGGAACGGAAACGGCCTGCCCACGCCGAACGGAAGGAACGGCCCGACGCTGCCCAGCGGCGCGAAGCCGCGGACCTCCCACGGCGCGGCGGCGCCCGGGATGCTCGTCGTCGACGAAGCCCACTACGTGAAGAATCCGGACGCCCGCCGCTCCAAGGCCGTCGCGGCCTGGACCGACCGCTGCGACCGCGTCCTTTTCCTCACGGGTACGCCGATGGAGAACCGTGTCGAGGAGTTCCGCAGCCTCGTCCGCTACCTCCGCCCCGAGCTGCTGCCGGAGATCCGGAACAGCAGCGCGGCCGCCGGTCCGCACGCCTTCCGTAAATCCGTCGCCCCGGCCTATCTGCGCCGCAACCAGCGGGACGTCCTCACCGAACTGCCCGCGCTGCTCCAGGTCGACGAGTGGGAGGAGTTCAGCGCGGCCGACCATGAGGCCTACCGGAAGGCGGTCGAGGCCGGGAACTTCATGGCGATGCGCAGGGCCGCGTACGCCGACGCGGAGAAGTCCGCCAAACTCCAGCGGCTGAGCGAGCTGGTGTCCGAGGCGGCGGTGAACGGGCTGAAGGTGGTCGTGTTCTCGTACTTCCGCGATGTGCTCGCCACGGTCCGGGAGACCTTGGACGCCGTTGTCCGGCAAACCCCGGGCAAGGGTGTGTTCGGGCCGATATCGGGGAGCGTGCCCGCCGCTCACCGCCAGCGTCTCGTCGACGAGTTCGCGGCGGCCGACGGGCACGCGGTGCTGCTCTGCCAGATCGAGGTCGGCGGCGTCGGCCTCAATCTGCAGGCGGCGTCGGTGGTCGTCCTCTGCGAGCCTCAGGTCAAACCGACCCTGGAGCACCAGGCCGTGGCCCGTGCCCACCGCATGGGCCAGGTCCGTCCGGTCCAGGTGCACCGCCTCCTCGCCACCGACAGCGTGGACGACCGCCTCCTGCGCATTTTGCGGAACAAGGATCGGCTCTTCGACGCCTACGCCCGCCGAAGCGACATGGCGGAGGCGAGTCCGGACGCGGTCGACGTCTCGGACGACGGGCTCGCCCGCCGCATCGTCGAGGAGGAGCAGCGACGGCTGGCCGCACAGGGCTGA